A window of Acropora muricata isolate sample 2 chromosome 3, ASM3666990v1, whole genome shotgun sequence contains these coding sequences:
- the LOC136910670 gene encoding coiled-coil alpha-helical rod protein 1-like: MAGTSSGTQKAAREKFLSPSYFKVSRPSIPPRKEDLCSVKLLPPAEYNLVKDKDASIAQTAAEMKKLSDENHQLREQLKTSKEQELRLETEIRKEKILQQKERVDDALDLKRMAELQEENLALQAEVRKLSNLTAKLRVDVKEVKINLETDLERSEGELEKANSYVKELRTEIRQKEEIFELEKESLEKRSNKQAAAIKTLKLELNNAEEQVKIDRKGFEDVLRKNEFDKYEQVRALEERLSVCEVKYSQELQEMREEISKKEQIQMQMGKDLSSKEKDLKSLTEELKTREHKFSEIMKEQEEKMKSNQLTFDKGLAQLKNELEKEVFSHQKEVDGLTATLQNKDEELKMQVSVVDQLRAYIGENLPNTQIEKLQQENEEARRNMEISLQENESLRSTVELLNVRLSSLNDILSIQETELLKFQAKFAKGAGSQDDGFLTKWREKLFALLVQLKSQEIIHEKENRDCRAQVKHLMLELEESEKNASMLALALADKKAQHQIEVNKNMALQRQLKNSQQNETRLKNTVTDFQNSLSKLQEVAEGTDYFMRNVASQMDDALRKLPIFSQRINFACGRIKFLEGLIKHREEKLRTELTITVKEGADNMQSKSDETGISETEPGLSYQQLASEVKHLTNERDHLLAQSRRESEILERNKMALKAQFEEQLQQYTSRISQLESLLKDERERGAVVSEKLQKTQGELSERLETIEEMKSTIAKHKDKAEKDLDKILHTEQARFAEEFAKLERQLNDIRREHTKAVVAQRQAEGQVEREKEKWSSQLALQQKEHEMKLEKCHMKARELEKERNMLMATMRQEGFKVPRLRPKEFTVVGKGEEKENMDQIQPFNKKTMKTCRSKDKLPAQEKRLLQSNEKLSSYWQNEPTQSLPTAEEDAAEEMNLREMTSVLKDLHSLSTALLTMEKENGEDSQISL, from the exons ATGGCGGGCACGAGCTCGGGCACGCAGAAAGCAGCACGGGAAAAGTTTCTGTCTCCTTCGTATTTCAAAGTATCACGACCTTCAATCCCTCCTAGGAAAGAAGACTTATGTTCTGTTAAGCTCCTCCCTCCAGCTGAATATAATCTTGTGAaagacaaagacgcatcgatcGCGCAAACAGCAGctgaaatgaagaaattgaGCGATGAGAATCACCAACTGAGAGAGCAGCTCAAGACCTCGAAAGAACAGGAGCTGCGTCTTGAGACGGAAATACGGAAGGAAAAAATTTTGCAACAGAAGGAAAGAGTCGACGATGCATTGGATTTGAAGCGAATGGCGGAGCTCCAAGAAGAAAATTTAGCCCTGCAAGCAGAAGTCAGAAAATTGAGCAATTTGACAGCTAAGCTCAGGGTCGATGTCAAGGAAGTGAAAATAAACTTGGAAACAGATTTAGAAAGAAGTGAAGGGGAGTTAGAGAAAGCAAATTCGTATGTCAAGGAGCTCAGGACAGAGATTAGACAAAAAGAGGAAATTTTTGAACTGGAAAAGGAGAGTTTAGAGAAACGTTCAAATAAGCAAGCTGCTGCAATCAAGACTTTAAAATTGGAATTGAACAATGCCGAGGAGCAAGTGAAGATTGATAGAAAAGGATTTGAAGATGTGCTGAGAAAAAATGAATTTGACAAGTATGAACAAGTCAGAGCTTTGGAGGAGAGACTCAGTGTTTGTGAAGTTAAATATTCCCAGGAATTACAGGAGATGAGGGAGGAGATCTCGAAAAAAGAGCAGATTCAAATGCAGATGGGAAAGGACTTGTCTAGTAAGGAGAAAGATCTGAAAAGCTTAACAGAAGAACTGAAGACAAGAGAACACAAATTTTCAGAAATAATGAAGGAGCAAGAGGAGAAAATGAAAAGCAATCAGCTAACTTTTGATAAAGGTCTTGCTCAACTTAAGAATGAACTTGAAAAAGAAGTGTTTTCACATCAAAAAGAAGTTGATGGCCTCACAG CAACACTTCAAAACAAAGATGAAGAACTCAAGATGCAGGTCTCTGTTGTTGACCAGCTTAGAGCTTATATTGGAGAGAACCTTCCCAATACACAAATTGAAAAATTGCAGCAAGAAAATGAAGAGGCAAGACGAAACATGGAAATCTCGCTGCAGGAAAATGAAAGCCTTAGATCGACTGTGGAACTTTTGAATGTTCGGTTATCATCACTCAATGACATCCTCTCTATTCAAGAAACAGAACTGCTAAAGTTTCAAGCAAAATTTGCAAAGGGTGCCGGCAGTCAAGATGATGGCTTCCTTACAAAGTGGAGGGAGAAGCTGTTTGCGTTGCTGGTCCAGTTAAAATCTCAAGAGATTAttcatgaaaaggaaaacagagATTGCAGGGCACAG GTGAAACATTTGATGTTGGAACTTGAAGAATCTGAGAAAAATGCATCTATGCTAGCTCTTGCCTTGGCCGACAAGAAAGCACAACACCAAATTGAAGTTAACAAAAACATGGCCTTGCAAAGGCAGCTCAAGAATagtcaacaaaatgaaacaaggcTGAAAAATACTGTAACAGATTTTCAAAACTCTCTGAGTAAGCTGCAAGAAGTTGCAGAGGGAACTGATTATTTTATGCGGAATGTTGCTTCACAAATGGATGACGCCCTCAGAAAGCTTCCCATATTTTCTCAGCGAATCAATTTTGCATGTGGCCGGATTAAATTCCTTGAAG GGTTGATTAAACATCGTGAAGAAAAGCTTAGGACTGAACTCACTATAACAGTCAAAGAAGGTGCTGATAACATGCAATCAAAATCTGATG AGACAGGCATTTCTGAAACAGAGCCAGGTCTTTCATATCAGCAACTTGCCTCAGAAGTCAAGCACTTAACAAATGAAAGAGATCATCTGTTGGCACAATCCAGGAGAGAGTCTGAGATATTGGAAAGAAACAAGATGGCACTCAAAGCTCAATTTGAAGAACAACTGCAGCAATACACCAGCAGAATATCACAG CTGGAATCACTTTTAAAAGATGAGAGGGAAAGAGGTGCAGTTGTGAGTGAAAAGTTACAGAAGACACAAGGTGAACTGTCAGAGAGATTAGAGACAATAGAAGAAATGAAATCAACCATTGCAAAGCACAAAGACAAGGCTGAGAAAG ACTTAGACAAAATATTGCACACTGAACAAGCCAGATTTGCTGAGGAATTTGCCAAGTTGGAGAGGCAGCTGAATGACATCCGCCGTGAACACACCAAAGCAGTTGTGGCTCAGAGACAGGCAGAGGGACAAGttgaaagagagaaagagaaatGGAGCAGTCAACTAGCTCTTCAACAGAAAGAACATGAAATGAAACTAGAAAAATGTCACATGAAAGCAAGGGAACTGGAGAAGGAAAGAAACATGTTGATGGCCACAATGAGGCAAGAGGGATTCAAAGTTCCGAGACTTCGACCAAAGGAGTTTACAG TGGTTGGCAAAGgtgaagagaaagaaaacatggATCAAATTCAACctttcaacaaaaaaacaatgaaaacatgcAGAAGCAAAGATAAGCTCCCTGCACAGGAAAAAAGGTTGCTCCAATCCAATGAAAAGCTCTCCTCTTATTGGCAAAATGAACCAACTCAGTCTTTACCAACCGCTGAGGAGGACGCTGCAGAAGAAATGAACTTGAGGGAAATGACTTCTGTGCTAAAAGATTTACATTCTCTCTCTACTGCATTATTGACAATGGAGAAAGAGAATGGTGAAGACTCCCAGATATCTTTATAA